Genomic segment of Salminus brasiliensis chromosome 16, fSalBra1.hap2, whole genome shotgun sequence:
GAACTGTAATTAATGTTAGTAtactaatattagtgtttttctCTCAATAAAACTTTATAATAATGCTTAACtgaatatttgtgtttttattaattataattaaatatcatACGTTAACACGTTAAATAGATCTGCAGCACTGCACATCAAGGAAACCTTTTGGTACAAAACACTTTTCCAACAATCTATTGTATTACTGGAAGGAAGTACAGCTTAggagaaaaaagcaaaaagctGAGTTAAGTTTTTTACCATTATCAGTTACAGTGTTGAAGTAATGGAAGAGGGCTCTCAGCTTCTGTATCTTCCGCATAGAAGAGTCACCAAACAGGCTATGAAAGAACatgaaaaaacacatttgtagGTTGAATACCTAAAGTATACAAACATATATAGTTGTGGTTGGGGGACATTCTGGGTTTTCAAttatttctttgaactgttctttttctggggcagaatgagttaCTACACATAGCTTAAAATTTAGAGGTGCTGAAAACTCATCCTGCCAAGTCTAAGCCCTCACTTTCCAtcagtgatcatgattggctacagcttgtagcttctctgtgccacATAAAAAGTGTTTGTTGGATTGCACTCATTGAATGAACAAACACAGTACAATTAGAAAGAAGCTCTGTGAAGGATGATCACAGATTCACACAAGCaaggaatgtctcttggagccatttcAACACAATTGTAGAGtccaagatcatcagttcaaacaacTGTACGTATAAGTTCAAGTTACAGAGAGCttcaccctcagctgagaggaaatggGTTCAGATCATTAAGAAcaccacaaaaaaacaccacaatatAGAAGGGAGTCATACTTGCTGAAGTTGATGGTGGGATAACTGGCATATTCGCTGTCAGGCTTAGTGGTGTTGCGATGAGGGAAGGTACAGAAGAAGGCATTGGCCAACAGGCAGGAGATCTGGACCTGGGACAATGTTATGGCATGGCTGTGCTTCTGTTTCAGTAGAGGAATGGCCTGTGCACaagataaatatatatcatacagCTGTTTGCAAACTGTGGCCAAAGAAggtgttttccttctcttgtaaagctacaattttggaaatacaagttTTTGACTACATGTGGAAAAATTTAGGCCATCCCAtgaacctttgtctttttcagtaatgtaaacatctgggcatttgatcttcatttaaacaatattaagagatgtAGGTAcaataactaaacaaataaatctttttttgcAATCTTGCAATTTTTTGCAATCTtctttgggggaaaaaagttaAGACACCCTATGTCTTAATAGCCTTACCAGTCTCTGGCATTAACTAGGAGAAAGTTtgtcccactcctccatgcagaattctttcagctgtgtgatgttttagctttagtttttagaacATGTGGTCTTACATTTTCGTCAAGCGTCCTCTAAAacaataaagaattcctagtcggttctatgttggagagctctcaAGGCCCAACTGCAGAAAAGCAggccaaaccatgacatttcaacctccatgcttcacagctgatatgggttcttgtgttgtgtgtggtttacgccaaacatgtcctctgttactgtgtccagataatttatttgattaatttgtccaaagcacatCGTTCCATCACAGAACATTGTTTGTGTGGTCTCTTTCTAATGGTAGATGTTGTATATTGACTTCAGCTGTGGACGGAACTACCAGTAGATCCCATGATGagattttaggattgttggagactttgTTAAACATTTTGTAGTCTGCTGTTAGAcagaacttgctaggacggcctgattTCTTAGTGTTCTGAGACCTTTACAATTGCTTCTTAGACTCATCTGGATCTACaatcttctttctgaaggccccagaaagctctttggatctcaccatgataataacactcactttacAAACCAGACTAACTGTCTAAAGTtaaaataagacaggctcctccaaaatctcctctaatgatgttctaatcatctgcagctaatgtggtGCACCCAATACGTTCAAActtttcctcacaggaaaatagtatttttattcatatatttctTCAgttaagacatttcttcagttaatTACCTCCATCTCCCAGTATTGTTCaggtgaagatcaaatgtctatgtcatatgtttaaatatattaaaaaataaattccatATCAGGAtattcatttcatgtcattacattatatataccaaattggtatatttatatttgccaAGCTATGgagcaaaataataaaaaagccaaaAGCTTGTCTGAATTTGGTCTACCTACACAGGCGGTCATCACATGTAATCAATAAAGCTagaacacatgaacacaattcACAATTCAAAATCTTACGTGTTTGATTTGATCTTGCAGCTGCAGTGCCAGTCGAGCCATCTTTGAGATCACGGTGGAAAAGTTGTTCTCATGCTTGTTTACTTGCTGGTGAACAAATTCAGGAATAtaacatatattattattataactatattttatatatagttatatatcaTAAGTTAACACAAGATGCCACTATATATCTGCGTATAGAGGCACATATCTGGCAGTTCATTAAGTAGACTTTTTCAGGTGTGCCTGTGCAACACATGCTAGCATGGCACTACCATGCTGCCATACAGCGAATGGACCACCTAAATAATATCTGATCAGCAGGTGTCTTTCGGTGGTCTCTTTTTTTTGATAAATGGGGTAGAGGGGGCTGATAacctgtgcagcaacagatgggttACAGTCAGCCTACAATATCTATGAAAgtagatgtttctgataaaacagGGACCAATAAGAGTAGACGCAAGGAAAGGGTGCTTAATATACAAAGAATAAAACAATCCATATTCATGACCAACCTGAACATAGCTGTTCAGGGCATTGAAAGTCCATTCCTTCTTGTATGCCCGATTGTACGACATAATGGCCATCTAAAACAACAGAAGAACAACATCCAACACATATTACAATAGGTAAAGactgtgtatttgtatttgtattatagAGTATCGTACCTCTACGTCTTTCACAGATGCACTTCCCCTGATAAGTCCTTGTAAGGCTTTCTCTGTGACTTGCCAGCGAGACAGAGGTTCATTTTTTGgctataaaaataaaacctatcattatttaaaaaaacaatgtgtgCAAAAACAGATGTAATACATTATTTGattctttataaataaaatgtaataatacagCTTTTCTCATAGTGCACCTTTAACCCTCCAAGTAAAATGTGCAGTAAAGATAAAAGTAACAAGATGCAGACTTACAAAATGTGGCAGTAATTTCACGTGGTTGTTGTCCCAAGCATGTTTACCCTCATGTGGAATCAGTAAATTGTCGTTAAACTTGGTTGTCTGTTGATACAAAGAATTTACATGGATGATCATGTAAATGAGTAATAAGAGACTGGAATTGGAGTGTGGATTTTTAGATGACACAATCTGATAAGAAAAAAAGCTCAAACATGAGGGCCCTTACATCTATAAGCACGGTGTGATTTTGTCTAGGGCGCAGAGTGTCCAGTTCCATATGGCACTCTGGCTCTCTCTTCAGCATTTTGAGGTTTCCCAGCTTGTCCCCACTGTTGGAGGATGGCCCCAGGTCTGTGGCTTCCCCATAGGAGGACTGACTGTGCTTGCATTTTGAGGACTGTTCCTTTGATGATGCTCCACTTGAGGTGGCTCCACTCGAGTTCGCTTTATTTGAGTCAGATGTATTCACCCCCACATTGTCTAAGACTGAGGCCGTACTGTTTGGTTTACTTAAGCATCCTTCATTTGAGCCCATTGCAATCAAGTCTGCTCCTGTCGAGTCAGCTCCACACAAGCCTGCTTTTTTTGAGTCTGCTCCTGTCGAGTCAGCTCCACCCAAGCCTGCTTTTTTCGAGTCTGCTCCTTTCTGGTCAGCTACTTTTGAGTCAGCTTTATTGGAACTGTCGCCTGGTGACTGGTGGGTGAGGCATTTCTTCATTTGAGAGCTGTCATTTCTACGAGTCATCTATGGGGGGAAACGGAGGAGAGACTCTCAAACCACAACATACTTCAGTATCTAACCTTTATAAACATCATAAGAAGTACTTCACAGATTTTAGTGGTGAGTGACAACTGTCTTAAAACATACACCATatatacaaatgtttgtggacacatcttctaacgaacgcattcagctactttagttGACATCCACGGgtcacagacgtgcaaatgcacacacacacacacacacacacacacacacatacacacacacagcttgtctagtccctgtcaagaagtactgccaatagaatataaTGTGTGATCTAATGCAGTGTGATCTAATGCAGACTTGGAAAAGGGGCTGCATCAAGTGCTCATAGGGGGTGCCATCGAACACTTTGAAAGAAATGAGACACCCTATGGCCTTGCGCACCTAGGACCTAAAAGGGTGCAAGTAAAGTAAGGTGCAAGtatctgtacagtgaaatgtgtcctccgcatttgacccagtgagcacacacccccagagcggtgggcagccaactccagctcctggggagcagagatggtgaagggctttgctcaagtggcagcttgccaagcctgggtatcgaacccacaaccctgtcatcaatagcctggagttctaacctctgagccaccatGAGTGCGAGTAATGGGCCAGGGTCTACGAAGGGCCATAGTGAAGGAGACTTCTGCCCCTGTTACCTCATTACTCAGCGGTAGCTCTTTTCCTCCATCTGGTGGCGGCTTTGGGGTCTAGCCAGCTGACCCTTGACACTCCTCAGCTCATGCACCCATTTAATAAGCAGTGCGATATCTAGCCTTGTTCTTTCAGCAGATGCAGTTATATTTTTGGGGGGATTTCCAACAAAAGAAAGGACAGCTCTCTTCAAACACATCCAAAAACGTCTGTGGGACATTATGTGCATGTGAGCCAGGGGGCAGATGTGTCCCCTGTTTTAAATGGGTGGAATTCTGCTCAGGTCAAGGAAAACTTTCTCTACAAAACTGGCCAACCAAGTTCTACAAAAATGTGTACCGTAAtaagatatttaaaaaaaatataagattttttaagatataaaaaagattttaaataacatttttttaatattaattacttTAATAAACCAACAGTGATGTTAAATAATGTCAAGCGTCCGCTGAAAGGTGCATTTCTGCATGTATTTaacctaaaaaataataataataatattacacaatatttaGCCTCAAAATACTGTTTGCAAGAGACGCTGACAACCTCACCACAGATCTCACTTCACTGTGGGGAGCCAGCAGAGATGCAGACATGAGAGAAAGCGTGAGAAggagtgagaaagagtgagaaggagtgagaaagagtgagaaggagtgagaaagagtgagaaggagtgagaaggagtgagaaagagtgagaaagagtgagaaggagtgagaaagagtgagaaggagtgagaaggagtgagaaagagtgagaaggagtgagaaagagtgagagactgaGAAAACCAAGCTTCTAAATGCCTTTTTAGACAGCAGGTTTCAGACGAGCCATTCCCAATGCCCGCTTTCGATTTCGCCGAAATGCTACGGCGAGCTATACCTAAGCCTTTAGCTTCACGCAGGATACGCCGAGGAGTCTCCCAGAGAAGAAACCCAGCAGAAATAAACGATACACTTTATTTACTCACTATAGGCTCAGCTGTGTGAGGAGACCGTGGTTGGAAATCTGCTCGGCACAGCGACAGGACGTGAAGCCAATCGCATTATATCGAATGTGAAAGTacgaggacgaggaggaggtgTTTTACTGAAGCCACGGAGCTCGCCTGACAGAAATTGGTCTACAAATCCTACACAAATGGTCTCTagctttcataaaaaaaaacatttgatcgTTCCTCTGATTGCAAGCCCTTTTCCTCAGCTAATTTCGACACTAGTGTTTTCGTGTTAGGCTCAAGGCAAACTAGCGTGAGTTACCTGAAGAAGACTACACGTCATCGTGCATTTCACTCTTTCTGCCAACAGATGGCGCTAGTGTGCAAATATGGGCTGATCAGCGGAGCCATTGCTTTGCTTGCACTCAACCGTCAGGTTTGTTAACAATGCAGTCTATCTTGTACACCCACAAACTGGCCGCTTTAATAGACACACCTACCTTATTcctcaactcactggccactttattagaaacacttaccttatgcttcaactcactggccactttattagaaacacttaccttatgcttcaactcactggccactttattagaaacacttaccttatgcttcaactcactggccactttattagaaacacttacctttatgcttcaactcactggccactttattagaaacacttaccttatgcttcaactcactggccactttattagaaacacttaccttatgcttcaactcactggccactttattagaaacacttaccttatgcttcaactcactggccactttattagaaacacccaagtcgtgcttcaactcactggccactttattaaaaacacttacCTTATTCCtcaactcactggtcactttattagaaacacccaagtTGCGCTTcaactcactgaccactttattagaaacacttaccttatgcttcaactcactggccactttattagaaacacttaccttatgcttcaactcactggccactttattagaaacacccaagtcgtgcttcaactcactggccactttattagaaacacttaccttatTCCtcaactcactggtcactttattagaaacacccaagtTGCGCTTcaactcactgaccactttattagaaacacttaccttatgcttcaactcactggccactttattagaaacacttaccttatgcttcaactcactggccactttattagaaacacccaagttgcgcttcaactcactggccactttattagaaacacttaccttatGCTtcaattcactggccactttattagaaacacccaagttgcgcttcaactcactggccactttattagaaacacttaccttatGCTTCAAttcactggctactttattagaaacacccaagttgcgcttcaactcactggccactttattagaaacacctaccatgtacttcacctcactggccactttattagaaacacttaccttattcctgaactcactggtcactttattagaaacacctaccttgtgcttcaacgTACTGGCCACATCTATGATGTGCTTTATTggcctctttattagaaacacctaccttctacttaCTAGCCACTTTAGTTTCAAAAGGTAGTTTTAGTTAAAGACATATCAGTGATTTATACATAGTATAGAAGTTCTCTTATTGGTTGAGAGTGGATGGTTAGGCCGTCTTCCTGGTGGGTCAAATCAAACATCCCCTTGGGCAGCCCTGTTTTAAAGGGGTTTTATTCATGGCCAGTATCGCCACATCTGCCATGTGTCATTTATTTCATACCTCTTGGAGGGAACTTTTTTTTAGCAAATTTGTGAGTGCCGATGTTCTGCAACCACTCAATAGTGTCGTGTTGACATCCTGAGTACCTCAAACTCTCTTTTTATAGTTGTTCTTTAAATAAACCTTTTCGGTTTAGCCCCAGTCCAAGCAGTACATGGTCTACAAAATGTGTCGCTAACAAGAGTGAATCCTGTCCTCGCTGACTCACTGTTTGGAACGACCAAAGTCCTCTGACCCCCTCTGCAGGACGCCATTGATAGAGAATCACCTCTGGCCAGTGGAACAACAGGCCACTTTAAATGTGAAAAGCTCTCCCTGTTTGAGTCAGATGGTTCTTCCCAGAggggttttctctttttttctgtagtGATTCTCTACTTTCTGACTCTCACATGATTGGACTCTCATCTTAGGTCTCAGCCTTGTCCCTGCAACTCTGACCAACAGCCATGGTTAAATCATAACTATCCCATCATGCCTGTGGACCTTATAAGGTTGGTGTTATTGCTGATTTATTGAGTAATAACACTCTAATAACAAGTCTGCGAAAGATAGGATACATTTTATTTTCCGCTACAACACTTAAGCCTGGAATATCGATTAATTTGTGTTTTCTTATATATCTAAAATAaaatttcatatttattaaacAGGGCCCAAGTGGGTATTCATATTCACAATAAACTTTATCCACTGTACAGCACTCATGATCAGCAAACCTGGGGCTTTATCACTTGAGGTAGATTTAAGCCCCAATCTGCTGTAAATATACACTTGGGTGTAACGTGTACAGTTTGTCTGAGCATTcttgtgtttatatgtgtgtgtttatacagtatAGTAGCTCACAGTAATCAGTTTAAAGCATGACCGGCCCAGCAGAAATTCTCTTAATTAACCCATTTAGTGACAAATGTTATACCATGACTTACTGTACTTACTTTACGTGctttctttactttctgtaaaccATGACTTACTTCACTTACATTACTTATACCATGACATACTTtacttactttacttttacaatTACTTACTTTACTTACTTTGACTTACATTACTTTTAGAATGATTTACTTTGATTACTTTGCTTTAATTACATGACTCATACCATGATgtactttatttactttacttttacaatgacttactttacttactttacGTTTACAATGacttactttacttttacaatGATTATTTTACTTAGTTTGTTGTAATTATATTACTTATACCAttactttacttactttacttttacaatGACTTACTTTACTTATACCATGGCATACTTtacttactttacttttacaatGACTTAAATTACTTTTACAATGACTTACTTTACTTACTTTgacttacattacttttacaatGATTTACTTTGATTACATTGCTTTAATTACATTATTCATACCATGACGTACTTtacttactttacttttacaatGACTTACTTTACGTTTACAATGATTGTTTTACTTAGTTTGTTGTAATTACATTACTTATACCATGacttactttacttttacaatGACTTACATTACTTATACCATGACttactttacttactttacttttacaatgacaaacTTTACTTACTTtgcattaattacattacattacaaactaTCACTTTACTTCAACTATGATTTACTTTACTTAATATATGTCACGGCTTACTTTACTACTTTACTTCTACCATGACATACTTTAATTACTTTACTTATACCATGGTcgtactttactttacttataCCATGACCATGAATGTATTCTCCTATTGGTTTATTTGTCTAAAAACATCATTTTCCCAATTGTATTCCATTTTCCACATTATGTCCGTGTATGTCTTCTTCAAAATGACTCGTAATTCACTCTTTATCCTTTACACttgaacaggctgtttttgttacaatTACTGGACAAAGAGGTTTCTGTTGGAAAAATGTGGGAAAACGTTCCCTACACTCTAGGCATGGACAATACCACTCATTTTCCTTCTGGTCTTTTGGGCCTTACTATAGTGTGTCTCAATCAAAAAGCAGTCCGGACTGAAACTCTCTTAATAAGTTTCGAGTGGGCGGGGTCAAACTACTGTAACCTAAATTGGTGCAGGTAAATGTACAGATTGTCCGGACAATaaaaaaactattattttaatggtaaataatattttatatttgatttATCTTTAGTTTATATAGCTACCTGTTTACATGTTtctatttacaaaaaacaagaaagaatAATTTCTGTTATGTGTTTTGCTTGTGAACAAGGTACTTCTAAAGGAAGATTTGGCATTAAATGACCTCCTCTAGGTTCAAACTTCTAGAATGTATAGAACTGCATCCAGTTTAGACGATCTTTAAGATGCAGGCATAAAACCAGTGCAATGACATTATGTCCTTGGGGTATTGTGTGAAATCAGAACGAGACATTTAATGTAATCACTACAAATCTGTAGCAGAACATCATTAGATATCTGTTATATTAATGGCAGACATTTGAAGGGCACATATTCCACGTTTCTTGTATTTAATAGATTAGAACCAATGACAAGTGAAGTGcctaacactgattatctggttccaatggAACCTCTCCAATGGCAACAGTCAGTTTCTGAAGTTGATGGGTTGGAATCCAGTAAAATAAGCATAAGCATAAGCATAAGaatgagacactttgacaagaaccaaattatGGGGGCTAGAGCAGAACatctcaaaacatcaggcaggtcaatAGTGCTCCACAGAAGGAGGACCACGGAAGGACAACCTTAAAGCTTACTGAAGCTCATGAAGGCCCCACTTCAGTACTTACAGGATGTAACTacttacagtggggagaacaagtatttgatacactgctgatttttcaggttttcccacttgcaaagcatgtagaagactgtaatttttatcataggtactcttcaactgtgagtgatggaatctaaaacaaaaatccagaaaaatacattgtatgatttttaaataattaatttccattttattgtgggaaataagtatttgatacaccagaaaaagaaacttaatatttggtacagaaacctttgtttgcaattacagagatgagacgtttcctgtagttcttgacaaggtttgcacacactgcagcagggattttggcccactcctccatacagatctcctccagagccttcaggtttcgtggctgtcgctgggccacacggactttaagctccctccaaagattttctattggattcaggtctggagactggctaggccactccaggaccttaagatgtttcctacggagccactctttagttgccctggctgtgtgttttgggtcgttatcatgctggaagacccagccacgacccatcttcagtgctcttactgagggaaggaggttgttggccaaaatctcacgatacatggccccatccatccttctcacaatacggtgcagtcgtcctgtcccctttgcagaaaagcatccccaaagaatgatgtttccaccgccatgcttcacggttgggatggtgttcttggggttgtactcatcattcttcttcctccaaacatgacgagtggagtttaaaccaaaaagttctatttttgtctcatcagaccacatgaccttctcccattcctcctctggatcattcagacggtcatttgcaaacttcagacgggctttgacatgcgttggcttgaggaagggcaccttgcgtgcactgcaggattttaatccttgacggcgtagagtgttactgattgttttctttgagactgtggtcccagctctattcaggtcattgaccaggtcctgccgtgtaattctgggctcattcctcaccttcctcaagatcattgatgctccacgaggtgagatcttgcatggtgccccagaccgagggagattatccgttattttgcatttcttccattttctaataattgcaccaacagttgttgccttctcaccaagctgcttgcctattgtcctgtagcccatcccagccttgtgcaggtctacaattttatccctgatgtccttacaaagctctctggtcttgggcattgtggagatgctggagtctgactgattgagtgtgtggacaggtgtcttttatacaggtaacgagttcaaacaggtgcagttaatacaggtaatgagtggagaacaggagggcttcttaaagaagaagtaacatgtctgtgagagccaaaattcttactggttgatagatgatcaaatacttatttcccacaataaaatggaaattaattatttaaaaatcatacaatgtatttttctggatttttgttttagattccatcactcacagttgaagagtacctatgataaaaattacagtcttctacatgctttgcaagtgggaaaacctgaaaaatcagcagtgtatcaaatacttgttctccccactgtagataccacaggacaccttcagaggtcttgtggagtccatacctcaaTGGGTCAGTGCTGTTTTTGGCAACATGAGGTGGACATTCACAATATTATCCAGgtcattttaatgttatggc
This window contains:
- the pargl gene encoding poly(ADP-ribose) glycohydrolase — its product is MTRRNDSSQMKKCLTHQSPGDSSNKADSKVADQKGADSKKAGLGGADSTGADSKKAGLCGADSTGADLIAMGSNEGCLSKPNSTASVLDNVGVNTSDSNKANSSGATSSGASSKEQSSKCKHSQSSYGEATDLGPSSNSGDKLGNLKMLKREPECHMELDTLRPRQNHTVLIDTTKFNDNLLIPHEGKHAWDNNHVKLLPHFPKNEPLSRWQVTEKALQGLIRGSASVKDVEMAIMSYNRAYKKEWTFNALNSYVQQVNKHENNFSTVISKMARLALQLQDQIKHAIPLLKQKHSHAITLSQVQISCLLANAFFCTFPHRNTTKPDSEYASYPTINFSNLFGDSSMRKIQKLRALFHYFNTVTDNETRPDGLVTFERICIPPSQLPCWKTQLETLTDLQVFSEGCIEKEGKGMLQVDFASKYIGGGVLGNGLVQEEILFLLSPELIVARLFTEKLGDNECLKITGTQTYNTISGYSNSFEWQGPYTDNTKRDKWKRRFCQIVAIDALHFRDFREQYTETNVMRELNKAYVGFRRDPSVPLEYTPAIATGNWGCGAFNGDPQLKALIQMMAAAVAKRDMAFFTFGHKGQAQELQKMHHLLKTNKVSVAHLYSLLKNYCDDYNRHKSKSVFDYIKHQTPSSQL